Proteins from a genomic interval of Enterococcus faecium:
- a CDS encoding YdcF family protein gives MEKSEQRNLKDWNQLLNFLAAPEEGNFEELTAPTLILAGNCLPILADKAAQMYLNGQVDQLFLVGGVGHATRILYENFEKQGFHFEDGMSESEICRQYLKEVYDLPDKAFLIESKSTNSGENATFSLEILHSLGAVPEKILLMNDPTLQRRTRATFEKVWQNEQTIFANAVPFVPEILHFSEEIIFTAKELNHQWPKEYFHALVLGEMERLHDDENGYGPKGKDFIPHIDISEEVWSSYTRIKESIKTDFSRT, from the coding sequence TTGGAAAAAAGTGAGCAGAGGAATCTAAAAGACTGGAATCAGCTATTAAATTTTTTAGCCGCACCTGAAGAGGGAAATTTTGAGGAACTGACGGCACCTACACTTATTTTAGCTGGAAACTGTCTTCCTATCTTAGCTGATAAAGCAGCACAAATGTATTTAAATGGCCAAGTAGATCAATTGTTTTTGGTCGGAGGGGTGGGGCATGCGACTAGAATCCTTTATGAGAATTTTGAAAAGCAAGGATTTCATTTTGAAGATGGCATGAGTGAAAGTGAAATCTGTCGTCAGTATCTAAAAGAAGTCTATGATTTGCCCGATAAGGCTTTTCTGATAGAATCGAAGTCTACAAATTCTGGAGAGAACGCCACTTTTTCACTGGAGATTCTTCATTCCTTAGGAGCTGTACCAGAAAAAATCTTATTGATGAATGATCCGACACTGCAACGCAGGACTCGAGCAACTTTTGAGAAAGTATGGCAAAATGAACAAACTATTTTCGCGAATGCTGTGCCATTTGTGCCGGAAATCCTTCACTTTTCTGAAGAGATCATCTTTACAGCAAAAGAACTGAATCATCAATGGCCTAAGGAATATTTCCATGCGCTAGTATTAGGAGAAATGGAACGTCTCCATGACGATGAGAACGGCTATGGTCCGAAAGGAAAAGATTTTATTCCTCACATTGATATATCAGAGGAAGTTTGGTCTTCTTACACCAGAATTAAAGAGTCAATAAAAACGGATTTTTCCCGTACTTGA
- a CDS encoding SprT family protein — MTQEELQQLVEEISLKSFQLPFKHQAMFNPRLRTTGGRYHLNDHHLDFNAKLFEESDEETIAGIIKHELCHYHLHLAGRGYQHKDMDFKYLLKKTGGLRYAPALTKKQIKMEYYRCQDCSATICRKRRIDVRKYRCGRCHGEIKWIETKREDFNEAQKIR, encoded by the coding sequence TTGACACAAGAAGAACTGCAGCAGTTAGTAGAAGAGATATCATTAAAAAGCTTCCAGCTTCCTTTCAAGCACCAAGCAATGTTCAATCCACGCTTACGTACAACTGGCGGGCGCTATCATTTAAACGATCATCATTTAGATTTTAATGCGAAGCTATTTGAAGAGTCAGACGAAGAGACGATTGCAGGAATCATCAAACATGAACTTTGCCATTATCATCTTCATCTAGCTGGAAGAGGGTATCAGCATAAAGATATGGATTTCAAGTATCTTTTGAAAAAAACAGGAGGGTTGCGCTATGCACCAGCCTTGACGAAGAAACAGATAAAGATGGAGTATTATCGATGCCAAGATTGTTCTGCCACGATCTGCCGCAAGAGAAGAATCGATGTACGCAAATATCGTTGTGGAAGATGTCATGGAGAAATCAAATGGATTGAGACAAAAAGAGAAGACTTTAATGAAGCACAAAAAATCAGATGA